A single genomic interval of Hydractinia symbiolongicarpus strain clone_291-10 chromosome 8, HSymV2.1, whole genome shotgun sequence harbors:
- the LOC130654004 gene encoding uncharacterized protein LOC130654004, whose amino-acid sequence MGKRKTKKNQYKNKSNKQVINNQLVKNESVVDVKQSSEVDVTVFEENATIVADEEKLNIASNQKMENDIGISVMTRQLNCNTAIILSLKNDMVKQASEIEAKDATIAAMKADQQRLNSIHDAISEQNRILENELCDAKLGNKFVNEKLLKMNQQNAYLHATVEKYKKKVEAAETRSKSLAVQLLESTQKVKAYEDERAHLLNEIAHLKKKNEMQLQEVGGLKSTMSKYEHNIKEKNQELTYMKKREEQIVEENKSTVAKLLVEHAIEMSLLQLQLEQERCRKEDEISNLSKELICKETQIAKLQEQHCELEANLKSLKERFIESNTSTQDIIEHFMSDIKNKYSTRCFYRPRIKCSTVRSRLQLIMNKVDDEISIIH is encoded by the exons ATGGGTAAACGTAAGACGAAGAAGaatcaatataaaaacaaatcaaataaaCAAGTTATCAACAACCAGCTTGTAAAAAACGAGTCTGTTGTTGATGTTAAACAAAGTAGTGAGGTAGACGTTACCGTTTTTGAAGAGAATGCAACAATCGTCGCAGATGAAGAAAAACTTAACATTGCGTCCAATCAA aaaatggaAAACGATATTGGTATCAGTGTTATGACGCGACAACTAAATTGTAACACGGCGATTAttttatcattaaaaaatgaTATGGTAAAGCAAGCTAGTGAAATTGAAGCCAAAGATGCAACCATAGCTGCAATGAAAGCTGATCAGCAAAGATTGAATTCAATTCATGATGCGATTTCGGAACAAAATCGAATTCTTGAGAATGAGCTATGTGATGCAAAACTGGGAAACAAGTTTGTTAATGAAAAGTTACTTAAGATGAATCAACAAAATGCGTATCTACATGCAACTGTTGAAAAATATAAGAAGAAAGTTGAAGCGGCGGAAACACGTAGTAAATCTTTAGCAGTGCAACTCTTGGAGTCAACACAAAAAGTAAAAGCTTATGAAGATGAACGTGCACACCTGTTGAATGAGATAGCACACCTTAAGAAAAAGAATGAGATGCAGCTTCAAGAAGTTGGTGGTTTAAAATCAACAATGTCAAAATACGAACACAACATCAAGGAGAAGAATCAAGAATTGACATATATGAAGAAAAGGGAGGAACAAATCGTTGAAGAGAATAAAAGCACCGTTGCTAAACTGCTCGTTGAACATGCTATAGAAATGTCTCTTTTGCAGTTACAGCTTGAGCAAGAGCGTTGCAGGAAAGAGGATGAGATTTCGAATTTATCGAAAGAATTAATCTGTAAGGAAACACAGATAGCCAAGCTTCAAGAACAACATTGCGAACTGGAAGCtaatttaaaatctttaaaagaaagatttatCGAATCAAATACGTCCACGCAGGACATAATTGAACATTTTATGAGTgacattaaaaacaaatactCAACAAGATGTTTTTATCGACCAAGAATCAAATGTTCGACAGTGAGATCTCGTCTACAGCTAATAATGAACAAGGTGGATGACGAGATCTCAATAATTCATTAA
- the LOC130654000 gene encoding XK-related protein 4-like has translation MKHCTDCDLLMDSTDLGTTRKTRKLSQGEKADVLDSFIAIISILTFLADIGTDILAAHQYFVKSHWSWFGLTVLFIVIPSIVMQSLSCKWYFDDYGKQPWWSKLLHICQLGPVQRYCQAFWSGLRTNCMTKIDMDDFNDYLTNWRDVTMLRLIEAFLESAPQVVLQLYILSVVDHKIQWDKDWITILSVLLSITSLGWSIVSYTHALRLSAKDKGLSVCGYTFQVTYRLCMVASRVVALVLFATQFEWVVFVVCFVHWIVMICWLHFQGTHFCSSPNTPDRSEGVEKCLDRLFSVLMGFIHIFCFINTQEGATRQRVMTYYILIFVENTLMIAAWYPTRRNSFGWLEYSAGSFVFGGFLLGLISMLIYYKLFHPNQDITAGWFCCVMCSKDDSQTESIFTSSTSENCSRKITDSPTSMYHVSVSVTPKPGRRFIKKSDHLIPIDIEFSSRGDRSPGKTRRINEQVYQIAESGQLEERKEDRGGDNNISNGVTEKEDVNRNSYGSLDVPHRRHISSNGKKSEFVSSFDQSGLITKIVI, from the exons ATGAAACACTGCACTGACTGTGACCTTCTTATGGACTCGACAGATTTAGGAACGACCCGAAAAACAAGAAAACTTAGCCAAGGAGAAAAAGCAGATGTCCTTGACAGTTTTATAGCCATTATATCAATATTGACATTCCTTGCTGACATTGGCACAGACATTTTAGCAGCGCATCAATATTTTGTAAAATCTCATTGGTCATGGTTTGGTCTAACGGTGTTGTTCATTGTTATTCCGTCCATAGTGATGCAGTCACTGTCTTGTAAATGGTATTTTGATGATTATGGAAAACAGCCATGGTGGTCAAAGCTGTTACATATTTGCCAATTGGGGCCCGTACAAAG GTATTGTCAGGCATTTTGGTCTGGTCTTCGGACAAACTGCATGACAAAGATCGACATGGATGACTTTAACGATTATCTCACAAACTGGAGAGATGTGACAATGTTGCGATTAATTGAAGCATTTCTCGAGTCTGCACCCCAAGTAGTTCTGCAACTTTATATTCTGTCAGTAGTCGACCATAAGATTCAGTGGGATAAGGACTGGATCACCATACTTTCTGTACTGCTATCGATAACCTCTCTTGGGTGGTCTATAGTCTCGTACACTCATGCGTTGAGATTAAGCGCCAAAGACAAAGGGTTGTCCGTCTGCGGGTATACATTCCAAGTCACTTATCGGCTGTGCATGGTGGCTTCGCGCGTCGTCGCGTTAGTTTTGTTTGCCACCCAATTTGAGTGGGTTGTGTTTGTGGTGTGTTTCGTGCATTGGATTGTTATGATTTGCTGGTTGCATTTTCAGGGAACGCATTTTTGTTCCAGCCCCAACACGCCAGATCGTAGCGAGGGCGTCGAGAAATGTTTGGACCGTTTGTTTTCTGTTCTCATGGGTTTCATTCATATATTTTGCTTTATAAATACACAAGAGGGAGCAACGAGACAGCGTGTGATGACTTATTATATTTTGATCTTTGTTGAAAATACCCTCATGATCGCAGCTTGGTACCCCACTAGACGGAATTCGTTTGGTTGGCTGGAGTATAGCGCTGGGTCTTTTGTTTTTGGTGGGTTTCTTTTGGGATTAATTAGCATgttaatttattataaattattcCATCCGAATCAAGACATTACTGCGGGATGGTTCTGTTGCGTCATGTGTTCAAAAGATGACAGTCAAACCGAAAGTATATTTACTTCTTCGACGAGTGAGAACTGCTCACGTAAAATCACTGACTCGCCGACTAGTATGTATCACGTTAGCGTCAGTGTTACGCCAAAGCCAGGCAGACGGTTTATTAAAAAATCCGACCATTTAATACCTATCGACATCGAATTTTCATCGAGAGGTGACCGTTCACCCGGTAAAACACGTCGTATTAACGAACAAGTTTACCAAATTGCCGAAAGTGGTCAATTAGAGGAAAGAAAAGAGGACCGTGGCGGCGATAATAATATAAGTAACGGCGTTACTGAAAAAGAAGACGTAAACCGTAACAGTTACGGCAGTCTGGATGTTCCGCACAGGCGTCACATTTCGAGCAATGGAAAAAAATCTGAATTCGTATCTTCTTTCGACCAATCAGGTTTGATAACGAAAATagttatataa
- the LOC130654005 gene encoding nuclear inhibitor of protein phosphatase 1-like, which yields MADAKAALVRKKARGFARPTGAPPAVKPSYEVPKWAGKPPAGMHLDVMKDGKLIEKFIVDGKTHFFFGRQKEYIDFTIDHNSCSRAHAVIVYHKQLQRMFIVDLGSTHGTFLGSIRLEANHPMQLPIDEVFSFGASTRTWMLREKPNMPNAIDTSLNSSVNENTESDSNNVSLLGLPEAEHELNDLTEFNTAHNRRLATLPIDDSNNLLSRKRRRSSHGVSFSEEDTIINPEDVDPTIGRFRNLISTEIILPNKQRKLSTNSDHENTDARITKTQQDFQTNNLYSDITPDSSINAGLKISSAPDVEEPDVFFKRAVVTNIPQVTRITPIETIERNSQEPHKKKYMKEAWPGRKPKAQNLLSV from the exons ATGGCGGATGCGAAAGCAGCTCTCGTGCGCAAAAAAGCCAGAGGTTTTGCCAGGCCAACTGGTGCACCTCCTGCAGTAAAACCTTCATATGAAGTGCCAAAATG GGCTGGTAAGCCTCCAGCTGGTATGCATCTGGATGTCATGAAAGATGGAAAACTAATCGAG aaatttatagtTGATGGcaaaacacattttttcttTGGTCGTCAAAAGGAATATATAGATTTTACCATAGATCACAACTCCTGTTCACGGGCACATGCTGTTATTGTATACCACAAGCAACTACAAAGAATGTTTATAGTCGACTTAGGAAGTA CACATGGAACGTTTTTAGGCTCAATCCGTTTAGAAGCAAACCATCCAATGCAGTTACCTATAGACGAAGTGTTCAGTTTCGGTGCATCTACAAGAACTTGGATGTTGAGAGAAAAACCAAATATGCCAAACGCGATAGACACCTCTTTAAATTCTAGTGTAAATGAAAACACGGAAAGCGACTCTAATAACGTCAGCCTATTGGGTTTACCTGAAGCTGAGCATGAATTAAAC GACCTGACGGAATTCAACACTGCACACAATCGTCGACTCGCCACTCTACCCATCGATGACTCTAATAACCTTCTCTCGCGAAAACGAAGAAGAAGTTCACATGGTGTGTCGTTCTCCGAAGAAGACACCATCATCAATCCAG aggATGTTGATCCAACTATTGGTCGTTTCCGTAATCTCATCTCCACCGAAATTATACTACCGAACAAG CAACGTAAACTCAGCACAAATTCGGACCATGAAAACACGGATGCACGCATCACAAAGACCCAACAAGACTTTCAAACAAATAACTTATATAGCGATATAACTCCTGACTCGTCGATAAATGCGGGATTGAAAATTTCGTCCGCACCAGACGTTGAAGAGCCTGACGTCTTCTTTAAACGTGCTGTTGTTACAAACATTCCTCAAGTCACTCGAATTACACCGATTGAAACTATAGAGCGCAATAGCCAAGAACCGCACAAAAAGAAATACATGAAAGAGGCGTGGCCGGGTAGAAAACCCAAGGCGCAAAACCTCTTAAGCGTGTAG